In Pithys albifrons albifrons isolate INPA30051 chromosome 16, PitAlb_v1, whole genome shotgun sequence, a genomic segment contains:
- the NDUFAB1 gene encoding acyl carrier protein, mitochondrial — protein sequence MAARALLCCARRPVLPLLLRPGLPPVLPVPLPARALHRLVPVPALPPRRTPLLRALRAPAPPCRRRSDLPPLTLADIKERVLYVLKLYDKIDPEKLTAESHFMKDLGLDSLDQVEIIMAMEDEFGFEIPDGDAEKLMCPQEIVDYIADKKDVYE from the exons ATGGCGGCccgtgccctgctgtgctgtgcccgcCGCCCGGTTCTGCCGCTGCTGCTGCGGCCGGGGCTGCCGCCGGTGCTGCCGGTGCCGCTCCCCGCCCGCGCCCTGCACCGCCTCGTGCCCGTGCCCGCCCTGCCGCCCCGCCGCACGCCCCTGCTGCGCGCCCTGCGTGCCCCCGCGCCGCcctgccgccgccgctccgACCTGCCGCCGCTGACCTTGGCCGACATCAAGGAGCGCGTCCTCTACGTACTCAAGCTCTACGACAAGATCGACCCCGAGAAg CTCACAGCCGAGTCCCACTTCATGAAGGACCTGGGCCTGGACAGTTTGGACCAAGTGGAGATCATCATGGCCATGGAGGACGAATTCG GATTTGAAATTCCTGACGGAGATGCAGAGAAGTTGATGTGCCCTCAGGAGATTGTAGATTACATTGCAGATAAGAAGGATGTTTATGAGTGA
- the LOC139679639 gene encoding mucin-1-like isoform X1, whose amino-acid sequence MERPRLLPLPRLLAAAVLVECCVRLCPGLGSGTGSAPGTADPCAHLGRCRTDHPERGAGTGQAPTSEAEGQLWAEPELPPFPGTPAGTSEPSDPHGSPRDPQTAAEGTGPAVWGGTATEHPWPPALAGTPEQAAAGSEWLSPARLGGTSAAAPAPEQPDTDPATTNPLGTDPVGHVTVEGATTLQGPPSHSPPSTAALGSAEGQRGSPSTLLGWEPMGTVFVQSQRGSHSPSSARLWAGEGPTVPLGNRSPGTHPSTVLATDSPVPGTAGTSPFGRGLQRLLTPTGALQGTRQGLPGLPEGWGSASHPWQGPHSAAHPSVPSLRAGGHKGPVASTAWPVVGTGPASLPATGRGFGLPVPTTTAGTPGVTSSSLGGALDPTTGVLGPPEKGSSPEHSHIPLDPSTMPGQPPVPPAPGSTSAGQTHASPGSPLSPQPAPARGSAVPPMPTPLPSPGSGWGVLGLSPALDTPLGDPSPGLPHTGSGVDPAESPQILGGPQVGVGSLAPPSAPWPPQPPSSQPVSSLGPTPAIGTTATAVTATITATTASLDPGAAVLQRNRAGPMWGPPNPVSTVVPRASQQPTDPHGTLGHHGGPGSLPAVKDTDLAQPSRSPGGWPDTDSPRLMPAGAGRAPQVFVVEDQPPLLRASLLRVPCELVLDMGFVPALQDPESRERRELLLSFNRTVSAGRAGPGLQPGGHRAQRPLSQVRPLFAALPGFLRLEVTAIREGSVVLRYDALFEGEQLPGPGLDTLLEAALGSGGARPGMLVGMAPVLRHVALVRTLDPCTALFACPAGFACVSGADGNTTCTSLCHRDYCKNQGICTHRRDRQPLCQCPVGSDFWFMGLRCDYRVTQQSLMGMVAGVLLSIVLLGAVLAALAVRRFKALLLEARADQTRSSYRRFCRLDDVSAQYWSRSGLPSASSLDNPAFSNSEELLHLQILENGFCSCQEDSGVTNSAKRGLPYQASFHYDWDSTSSSMNDPMVDSGKASDISVSSWPMEPIQWAPFPLLHQLSRQRPHKARRPHSSCEGLELGTLERSWTA is encoded by the exons ATGGAGCGGCCCCGGCTGCTGCCGCTGCCCCGGCTCCTGGCGGCCGCAG TGCTCGTGGAATGCTGCGTGCGGCTCTGCCCCGGTCTGGGCAGCGGGACGGGCTCCGCGCCGGGCACTGCCGACCCCTGCGCCCACCTCGGGCGCTGCCGGACAG ATCACCCAGAGCGAGGAGCTGGCACGGGGCAGGCGCCAACATCGGAGGCCGAGGGGCAGCTGTGGGCAGAGCCTGAGCTGCCGCCCTTCCCTGGGACCCCCGCCGGGACTTCCGAGCCCTCTGACCCCCACGGgagccccagagaccctcagacgGCTGCGGAGGGCACAGGGCCAGCGGTGTGGGGTGGAACAGCCACCGAGCACCCGTGGCCCCCGGCCCTGGCTGGCACCCCTgagcaggcagctgctggcagcgAGTGGCTgtcccctgccaggctggggggcaccagtgcggcagccccagcccctgagcAGCCAGACACAGATCCTGCCACTACAAACCCCCTCGGGACTGACCCTGTAGGACATGTGACAGTGGAAGGTGCCACGACCCTGCAGGGGCCCCCTTCGCATTCACCACCTTCCACAGCAGCGCTGGGCTCTGCTGAGGGACAAAGGGGGTCCCCCAGCAccctgctggggtgggagcCCATGGGGACAGTCTTTGTGCAGAGCCAGAGGGGCTCACACAGCCCCtcatctgccaggctgtgggCTGGGGAGGGTCCCACTGTCCCACTGGGTAACAGGAGCCCAGGGACCCACCCAAGCACCGTGCTGGCTACTGacagcccagtgccagggacagcagggacatcACCCTTTGGGAGGGGGCTGCAGAGACTGCTGACCCCcacaggggcactgcaggggactcgccaggggctgccagggctACCAGAAGGATggggctctgcctcccacccaTGGCAGGGTCCCCACTCTGCTGCTCACccctctgtgccatccctgAGGGCTGGTGGCCACAAGGGGCCtgtggccagcacagcctggcctgTTGTGGGGACAGGTCCAGCCTCACtgcctgccacaggcagggggTTTGGTCTGCCTGTCCCCACCACCACAGCTGGCACCCCAGGGGTAACATCCTCCAGCCTGGGGGGAGCCCTGGACCCAACCACAGGGGTCTTGGGGCCGCCTGAGAAGGGGAGTTCCCCTGAGCACAGTCACATCCCCCTGGACCCATCAACCATGCCGGggcagcccccagtgcccccgGCCCCTGGCAGCACCTCTGCGGGGCAGACTCATGCCAGTCCTgggtcccccctgtccccacagcctgCCCCAGCCCGCGGCTCTGCAGTGCCACCGATGCCAACCCCGCTCCCTTCCCCAGGGTCCggctggggggtcctggggctcagccctgctctggacaCCCCCCTGGGAGACCcgtccccagggctgccccacacTGGCTCAGGGGTGGATCCTGCTGAGAGCCCCCAAATCCTGGGGGGGCCCCAGGTGGGGGTGGGCAGCCTGgcccctccctcagccccttggCCCCCCCAGCCACCTTCGTCCCAGCCTGTATCTTCCCTGGGACCGACCCCTGCTATTGGCACCACCGCCACTGCTGTCACCGCCACCATCacagccaccactgccagcctggACCCCGGTGCTGCTGTACTGCAGAGGAACAGGGCAGGCCCGATGTGGGGGCCTCCAAATCCGGTGTCCACTGTGGTGCCCAGGGCATCCCAGCAGCCCACAGATCCCCATGGGACCCTGGGCCATCATGGGGGCCCTGGGTCCCTGCCAGCTGTGAAGGACACAGACCTGGCCCAGCCATCGAGGAGCCCCGGGGGGTGGCCGGACACTGATAGCCCACGATTGATGCCAGCTGGGGCGGGCAGGGCCCCACAGGTGTTCGTTGTGGAAGATCAGCCCCCGCTCCTGAGAG CATCGCTCCTGCGCGTCCCCTGCGAGCTGGTGCTGGACATGGGCTTTGTGCCGGCCCTGCAGGACCCCGAGTCCCGCGAGCggcgggagctgctgctcagctttaACCGGACGGTGAgtgcgggccgggccgggccggggctgcaGCCCGGGGGCCACCGAGCTCAGCGTCCCCTCTCGCAGGTCAGGCCCCTGTTCGCGGCGCTGCCCGGGTTCCTGCGGCTGGAGGTGACAGCCATCAG GGAGGGCAGCGTGGTGCTGCGGTACGACGCGCTGTTCGAGGGGGAGCAGCTGCCCGGGCCGGGGCTGGACACACTCCTCGAGGCCGCGCTGGGCTCCGGCGGGGCCCGGCCGGGGATGCTGGTGGGAATGGCCCCCGTCCTGCGCCACGTGGCTCTGG tgcgGACACTGGACCCCTGCACTGCGCTCTTTGCCTGCCCGGCCGGCTTCGCCTGCGTGTCCGGGGCAGACGGGAACACCACCTGCACCTCCCTCTGCCACCGTGACTACTGCAAGAACCAGGGCATCTGCACCCACCGCCGAGACCGccagcccctgtgcca GTGCCCCGTGGGCAGCGATTTCTGGTTCATGGGCCTGCGCTGCGACTACCGAGTCACCCAGCAGAGCTTGATGGGCATGGTGGCTGGAGTTCTGCTCAGCATCGTTCTCCTGGGCGCCGTGCTCGCCGCCCTGGCCGTGCGCCGGTTCAAGGCGCTGCTGCTGGAGGCCAGGGCCGACCAGACCCGCAGCAG CTATCGCCGTTTCTGCCGCCTGGACGATGTCTCAGCCCAGTACTGGTCACGCTCTGGGCTGCCCTCGGCCAGCTCGCTGGACAACCCGGCCTTCAGCAACTcggaggagctgctgcacctccagATCCTGGAGAATGgcttctgcagctgccaggaggaTTCTGGTGTCACCAACAGTGCCAAGCGGGGTCTGCCATACCAGGCCAG TTTCCATTATGACTGGGACAGCACTTCCAGCAGCATGAACGACCCCATGGTGGATTCGGGGAAAGCCAGTGATAtctctgtgtccagctggcCCATGGAGCCCATCCAGTGGGctccattccctctcctccaccAGCTTTCCAGGCAGCGACCG CACAAGGCCCGTCGGCCGCACTCGTCctgtgaggggctggagctgggcacGCTGGAGCGGAGCTGGACAGCCTGA
- the LOC139679639 gene encoding mucin-1-like isoform X2 has protein sequence MERPRLLPLPRLLAAAVLVECCVRLCPGLGSGTGSAPGTADPCAHLGRCRTDHPERGAGTGQAPTSEAEGQLWAEPELPPFPGTPAGTSEPSDPHGSPRDPQTAAEGTGPAVWGGTATEHPWPPALAGTPEQAAAGSEWLSPARLGGTSAAAPAPEQPDTDPATTNPLGTDPVGHVTVEGATTLQGPPSHSPPSTAALGSAEGQRGSPSTLLGWEPMGTVFVQSQRGSHSPSSARLWAGEGPTVPLGNRSPGTHPSTVLATDSPVPGTAGTSPFGRGLQRLLTPTGALQGTRQGLPGLPEGWGSASHPWQGPHSAAHPSVPSLRAGGHKGPVASTAWPVVGTGPASLPATGRGFGLPVPTTTAGTPGVTSSSLGGALDPTTGVLGPPEKGSSPEHSHIPLDPSTMPGQPPVPPAPGSTSAGQTHASPGSPLSPQPAPARGSAVPPMPTPLPSPGSGWGVLGLSPALDTPLGDPSPGLPHTGSGVDPAESPQILGGPQVGVGSLAPPSAPWPPQPPSSQPVSSLGPTPAIGTTATAVTATITATTASLDPGAAVLQRNRAGPMWGPPNPVSTVVPRASQQPTDPHGTLGHHGGPGSLPAVKDTDLAQPSRSPGGWPDTDSPRLMPAGAGRAPQVFVVEDQPPLLRASLLRVPCELVLDMGFVPALQDPESRERRELLLSFNRTVRPLFAALPGFLRLEVTAIREGSVVLRYDALFEGEQLPGPGLDTLLEAALGSGGARPGMLVGMAPVLRHVALVRTLDPCTALFACPAGFACVSGADGNTTCTSLCHRDYCKNQGICTHRRDRQPLCQCPVGSDFWFMGLRCDYRVTQQSLMGMVAGVLLSIVLLGAVLAALAVRRFKALLLEARADQTRSSYRRFCRLDDVSAQYWSRSGLPSASSLDNPAFSNSEELLHLQILENGFCSCQEDSGVTNSAKRGLPYQASFHYDWDSTSSSMNDPMVDSGKASDISVSSWPMEPIQWAPFPLLHQLSRQRPHKARRPHSSCEGLELGTLERSWTA, from the exons ATGGAGCGGCCCCGGCTGCTGCCGCTGCCCCGGCTCCTGGCGGCCGCAG TGCTCGTGGAATGCTGCGTGCGGCTCTGCCCCGGTCTGGGCAGCGGGACGGGCTCCGCGCCGGGCACTGCCGACCCCTGCGCCCACCTCGGGCGCTGCCGGACAG ATCACCCAGAGCGAGGAGCTGGCACGGGGCAGGCGCCAACATCGGAGGCCGAGGGGCAGCTGTGGGCAGAGCCTGAGCTGCCGCCCTTCCCTGGGACCCCCGCCGGGACTTCCGAGCCCTCTGACCCCCACGGgagccccagagaccctcagacgGCTGCGGAGGGCACAGGGCCAGCGGTGTGGGGTGGAACAGCCACCGAGCACCCGTGGCCCCCGGCCCTGGCTGGCACCCCTgagcaggcagctgctggcagcgAGTGGCTgtcccctgccaggctggggggcaccagtgcggcagccccagcccctgagcAGCCAGACACAGATCCTGCCACTACAAACCCCCTCGGGACTGACCCTGTAGGACATGTGACAGTGGAAGGTGCCACGACCCTGCAGGGGCCCCCTTCGCATTCACCACCTTCCACAGCAGCGCTGGGCTCTGCTGAGGGACAAAGGGGGTCCCCCAGCAccctgctggggtgggagcCCATGGGGACAGTCTTTGTGCAGAGCCAGAGGGGCTCACACAGCCCCtcatctgccaggctgtgggCTGGGGAGGGTCCCACTGTCCCACTGGGTAACAGGAGCCCAGGGACCCACCCAAGCACCGTGCTGGCTACTGacagcccagtgccagggacagcagggacatcACCCTTTGGGAGGGGGCTGCAGAGACTGCTGACCCCcacaggggcactgcaggggactcgccaggggctgccagggctACCAGAAGGATggggctctgcctcccacccaTGGCAGGGTCCCCACTCTGCTGCTCACccctctgtgccatccctgAGGGCTGGTGGCCACAAGGGGCCtgtggccagcacagcctggcctgTTGTGGGGACAGGTCCAGCCTCACtgcctgccacaggcagggggTTTGGTCTGCCTGTCCCCACCACCACAGCTGGCACCCCAGGGGTAACATCCTCCAGCCTGGGGGGAGCCCTGGACCCAACCACAGGGGTCTTGGGGCCGCCTGAGAAGGGGAGTTCCCCTGAGCACAGTCACATCCCCCTGGACCCATCAACCATGCCGGggcagcccccagtgcccccgGCCCCTGGCAGCACCTCTGCGGGGCAGACTCATGCCAGTCCTgggtcccccctgtccccacagcctgCCCCAGCCCGCGGCTCTGCAGTGCCACCGATGCCAACCCCGCTCCCTTCCCCAGGGTCCggctggggggtcctggggctcagccctgctctggacaCCCCCCTGGGAGACCcgtccccagggctgccccacacTGGCTCAGGGGTGGATCCTGCTGAGAGCCCCCAAATCCTGGGGGGGCCCCAGGTGGGGGTGGGCAGCCTGgcccctccctcagccccttggCCCCCCCAGCCACCTTCGTCCCAGCCTGTATCTTCCCTGGGACCGACCCCTGCTATTGGCACCACCGCCACTGCTGTCACCGCCACCATCacagccaccactgccagcctggACCCCGGTGCTGCTGTACTGCAGAGGAACAGGGCAGGCCCGATGTGGGGGCCTCCAAATCCGGTGTCCACTGTGGTGCCCAGGGCATCCCAGCAGCCCACAGATCCCCATGGGACCCTGGGCCATCATGGGGGCCCTGGGTCCCTGCCAGCTGTGAAGGACACAGACCTGGCCCAGCCATCGAGGAGCCCCGGGGGGTGGCCGGACACTGATAGCCCACGATTGATGCCAGCTGGGGCGGGCAGGGCCCCACAGGTGTTCGTTGTGGAAGATCAGCCCCCGCTCCTGAGAG CATCGCTCCTGCGCGTCCCCTGCGAGCTGGTGCTGGACATGGGCTTTGTGCCGGCCCTGCAGGACCCCGAGTCCCGCGAGCggcgggagctgctgctcagctttaACCGGACG GTCAGGCCCCTGTTCGCGGCGCTGCCCGGGTTCCTGCGGCTGGAGGTGACAGCCATCAG GGAGGGCAGCGTGGTGCTGCGGTACGACGCGCTGTTCGAGGGGGAGCAGCTGCCCGGGCCGGGGCTGGACACACTCCTCGAGGCCGCGCTGGGCTCCGGCGGGGCCCGGCCGGGGATGCTGGTGGGAATGGCCCCCGTCCTGCGCCACGTGGCTCTGG tgcgGACACTGGACCCCTGCACTGCGCTCTTTGCCTGCCCGGCCGGCTTCGCCTGCGTGTCCGGGGCAGACGGGAACACCACCTGCACCTCCCTCTGCCACCGTGACTACTGCAAGAACCAGGGCATCTGCACCCACCGCCGAGACCGccagcccctgtgcca GTGCCCCGTGGGCAGCGATTTCTGGTTCATGGGCCTGCGCTGCGACTACCGAGTCACCCAGCAGAGCTTGATGGGCATGGTGGCTGGAGTTCTGCTCAGCATCGTTCTCCTGGGCGCCGTGCTCGCCGCCCTGGCCGTGCGCCGGTTCAAGGCGCTGCTGCTGGAGGCCAGGGCCGACCAGACCCGCAGCAG CTATCGCCGTTTCTGCCGCCTGGACGATGTCTCAGCCCAGTACTGGTCACGCTCTGGGCTGCCCTCGGCCAGCTCGCTGGACAACCCGGCCTTCAGCAACTcggaggagctgctgcacctccagATCCTGGAGAATGgcttctgcagctgccaggaggaTTCTGGTGTCACCAACAGTGCCAAGCGGGGTCTGCCATACCAGGCCAG TTTCCATTATGACTGGGACAGCACTTCCAGCAGCATGAACGACCCCATGGTGGATTCGGGGAAAGCCAGTGATAtctctgtgtccagctggcCCATGGAGCCCATCCAGTGGGctccattccctctcctccaccAGCTTTCCAGGCAGCGACCG CACAAGGCCCGTCGGCCGCACTCGTCctgtgaggggctggagctgggcacGCTGGAGCGGAGCTGGACAGCCTGA